In the genome of Brachypodium distachyon strain Bd21 chromosome 3, Brachypodium_distachyon_v3.0, whole genome shotgun sequence, the window ACAGTCACCACATGCTGTTCAAGTTCTCCTTCTAGTTCtctgtagctagctagtacgtAGCCAAGAAAAGTCGTCGTTGACCATGCAGCTGGATTGCCGTCGACACAGATAACCTGTGAACCGGGCTTGGATGGCTAGATCGACCTCGAGCCATCGATAACGGATAATAAGTTCGAGCAATGATCATGTACCAGTACCGTCTCCGTTCCCAAATATAAAAAGTTTTTAACTTTTACAGTTTCGTTAGTGTAGgtatttttgtaaaaaaaatcagtcgATTTTGGAGCCATTAGATCCATTGAACAGTGGGAGATTTGTGCGTGCGTGACCCACTATTTCTGTCTGTCTCTGAGAGAATCGCTGAAGCATCGGGGCCAGTGCTGTTGtagttctgttttttttaacaaaaaacgAGGCTGCTTTAGCGAGGCAACTTTCACTCTCATGGTTCTATATTGAACTGCACAcatgttttgaattaatcGCACACATCTATGACGTAATCTCATTGATTCTATTTTTCATACTCCGTACAACACTAGTGGAATTTGTATAAATTGCACTCTTATTTTGCTCTAATTGCACAACTTTGATAATACAATTGCAAGATTGGTCATGTGCGACTGCTTTTTAGTGATCccattatttttttattttgtgtttaGTAGTATTTTTAGGTCATATTGGATTATAAAGGGTCCCTGCCGGAGAGAGAGgaaagaaggaaaggaaaaggaagaggTCCCCGTCGGAGAggaaggaacaaaaaaaaagatagtgGCAAAAGTCTAATTTACCAGATCGGTAGAACACGCCCTAGACCGGCTCTAGACATCCACCTaaattttttgaggaaaatgaGAGCTCTGCCGTTCAATTAAGTAGAGGACATCCTCCTAAATGAGGTACCGCAGTAAGCTACTTTGAGAGCCGTCATAGCCTTCGCCCTGAAAAACTGTACGCTTAATTACTAGGAGAAGacatacacacatatatataccgTCCAATTACTAGTTCTGTTTGTACGTACCAGGCGCAGGGCTTCAAAGTTGAAACTGCAACCTGTTGCCGAGCTTAAAAAGGGAACCTAACTGCTTTACCTGTTCGACACATGGGTTTTGTTTCGGTTAAAGAGGTCTACATTTGACTGTGCTGCACTACCAGCTGACCACTGGCGACAGATACTGACGAagatagtattttttttaactttttgaCATGATATGGAGATTGCTTGTCTAGCTACCAGAGTCTCCCAGTTGAAACTTGAAACGGACACCTGCTTTCCTAGCCTGCTCAAAACTGTTTGGTTCTGTAAACAGACGCGACATTCTGGAAGAGTTCCTAGAAAGACAATTTAAATGTGTTTATCTGATCATTAATAGGTCCAAGTAGTACTGATAAAACGATTTAAGATTTTGCACATCTGAAAAGAGAGCAAAGTGATTATTGATTATTTCCTTGTACGAAAAATGACAGTCTCCTTTGTTCGGTagcaacaaaacaagaaaagcgGACAAATTTAACTCGTTCGGGCAGGATAGTCTCCAAGAGACGCAAATGAATTTGAATCATAAGCTGCTGGCCGTCGCAGGCTTGGCAGCAGAGGGAACCAATGTTCATATTACTGGAGGTTTCCTGATGAGCTAAAACATGGCGACCAGGAACACCTCTCTTGTCCTCTACCGCTGCAGCCTCAAAcactgaaagaaaagaaactgcGGGGAAGATaataaaaaatagaaacaCGACGACCTCCTCGATCTTCAGTCCTGACATATCAACAAAGTAGGACATGAATTTGTCGGCGGTCTTGAGGAGCATACGTTGAGCGGGATCAGTGCCCGCCGGCCATGACAGCAGCGTTGGATGTGCCTCTCGTCTTAGGAAGCCAGACGAGCGCGAGGACCGTGCAGATGAATGCAAATGCGCCGCCGATGCCGAATGCCGGCGTGTTGTCCTTCCCGAAGGCCTTGTCGATTGGGCCGGCAGTGAGTGCGATTACCAGCTGGCATCGAACAAAAAATGAAGCAAATCGTTATTTCAAGACCAAGGGCCCAAGGCGGCCCAGTTCAAGAAAGTGTGATACGACCAGGTTTATTATTTACCTGTGGCACGACGATTGCAATGTTGAGGACACCAATGGCGAGGCCTTGGCCACCGTCCTCGTTAGCGACAACCTCAGAAGCAACGGCCCATGGAACGCTGAACAGCACCTGCAAGACAAGAAAAACAGTGAGCACACATGCAAATTAACCGGATCAAACAGTAGGAACCCGTAACGCCAAGGTGCGGTGTCAATTAAGTACTCACAGCCTGTGGGATGCCGATGACCGCGAAGAGGGTGAGCGCGGCGGCCCTGATCTTTGGGTCCGGCCCGGTAAGGTTAGCGGTGAGGGACGCGTTGTACCCCTTGGTGGAGATCAGGCTGAGGACCACCATCAACGTCAtgacgacgaagacgaggaAGTTGCTGATGGACCAGACGACCTTGGACGTGAGCGTGCGGCAGAGCTTGGGGATGAGGAACGAGGTGACACCGAGGGCGACGGAGCAGAGGAGCAGGCCGATGGCGCCCTCGCGCACGCCGGCGTCGTACTGGGCCGCCTTGGGCCCTTGTGGGACACCGTGGTAAATCTCCCGGCCCATCCAGTCGGTGTCGTACTGGATGAAAGGGAACCACGAGAGCTGCAATGGAAAACGCAAACAATGTCCACACAGATTAATTCTTTTTTGACTGCTACAAGATCAGAttaattgtttttttgaaCTGGACGCACCCAGGTGACGGCTGTGACGGCCAGCACTTTGTACATGTTGGGAGGCAGGTTCCTGAGGCTCCGGAAGAGGTCACCGAAGGCGGAGATGCAcccgcggccggaggcggcttCCACGGCGTCCTTGTCGAGCTGCTTCTCGTCGGCGATGACCAACGTCACCGCCATGCTGATGATAATGAGGACCTGAGAAACACGTACGAAGCGAACAACCAGATTTGTTAAGCAGTGGTAAATAAAAAGCACCGTCATACATTTGAAAGGCTATCAGAGTAGTATGTAGTACCACAGCAGTGAGAAAGGCTCCCTTCAGATTTGCGCAAGCTTCGCAGCACGCCGCAGTTTTCAGCCAAGGGAACGTACTAGTACAACCAAACATAACATGAGTCGGCCAGTCAGTAgtcaacaaagaaaagaaagaccCAACCAAGAAAACAAAGACAGAGAGGTAAATTGTTGGACGTACTGGTGCCATTTGCCGTTGGCGCCGGCCGTGTAGCCGAGGATGTTGCCGATAGCCATCCACAAGCAGAAGATGGCCTGACCCACGTTGGGGCCGTAGTTTCCGGCTGATAGGTCCGCCATCATAGCACGAGCCGGCCCCTGCACAGTGTTGTTGGCGAAGTCCAGGAACCAGAAGCCGACAATGTAcacggcagcagcggcccaGCGAGGGCCCGTGGTCGAGCTGCAgcaaacacaaacaaacagatttatttattttcgcCTTCCAAAACAAAAGGACAGAGACCTCGaccaaaacgaaaaaaaaaagaacacggGTCAAAGCCGTCAACTAGACAAGTACACTAGACGAGTCAAAGATGACGCGGACCTGCAGTGCTCCTTTGTGTCGCCTAGCCGCCGCCCAATGTCAGCGGAGAAGCCGATGAGCATAACCTGACGAGTCAAATTGAGcgttagaagaagaagaagaagaaggaaagggGTCGGTGGCAGATCGAATTTGACACGAATCGACGTACCGAGATGCAGATGATGATGCATCCGACGAGGATGAAGGGCCTCCTGCGGCCAATCCTCGCAGTGCACCGGTCGCTGTAGTAACCGACGATGGGTTGTACCTGCCGGATGAATCAATTAGTAGCAGCTAGCACATTAATCCTTTTTGCTGTTTTTTGCAACCCAGGCCTTGTTGGGGCATGCATGAATGTTTATAGATTCCAAAACGTTCAACGTCTCATTAACTAGACGGATAGATGTGGAAAAAATAATTCATCTACCGGAGAGTGGTATATCCAGATCGATTTTACTGGGTGGATCGATCGTCCAGcaacaaaaggaaacaaaataaacgAAGGggtaaaaaaaggaagaaggtAAAAGGGGATGAAATCAATTGTGTGCTAAATACTCACCACAAATCCAGCTACAGGTCCGCAGATCCAAGTGAGGGAAACATACTGGTGGGGAATCCCAAGAGTCTGCGACCGAAAAGATCAAGCATTACGAGACAAATTGACATGAACCAAGCTCAAGCGGAGAGATCGAAAGggggagaagagaaagaagagccAGGCGTCATGTATACATACCTGGGAGTAGGGCGAGAGGAGGGACAGCTGCAGCGCCCAGCCGTACTGGATGCCGCCGGAGACCATGCATGCGAAGAAGAGCTTGAGGAGGCCCAAGAACTTCTTCCGGCCATCGACGACATTGCCGTTTCCGCCCTCGATCTCGCGGGCCTTCTGCAAGGAGAAGGCCAACTCGACCTTGCTGGCCTCCTTGAGGTCACTCCGGCCTTCCTCCATGGACAAGGTCTCAGCTATGGACGACGGAGAAACAAATACGCGGCGGTTTCGCAGCGCGAGgaggaaagaaagagaaggagagaTGGGATGGGCGAGCAAACCCCAAGGTTCAAGGGGGGGTTTTAAAGAGGCCACGGGCCAAATCCCGTGGAGGGTGGGTAATGCCGTGTGGCCCACCGGCAGAGACACAGCCCCGCTCTCGTTTTATCCACGCGTTTTCCTTGGACGGAGATTGGTTTTATCCGTTTAGAAGCTCAGGCAGTCAGGCTATCCTATctttaatttctttcttgatCAAGGAGTATTGAGAAGCTGGGAGAAGGGTATGTATACATGGAAATTAATTACGGTCCTTGACTATCGTGCCATGCCAGTCGCGTATGTATGAGTTGGCCTTATCCACTGATTTGTTTTCACAACACGTTAAAAAGCCGGTCCTGCTGCTGGACGACATATGATTTACCCTGAATGTGTATAATCCTTTTTACTGTTGGGCTGGCTGTATGCGGCTATGCGTAACTGTGGCCCTGGGGACTCGCCAAGTCGCTAGCATGAGTTTCTAGTAGTACTAGGAGTAACAAGAATTTATAAAAATTAATTTCGAGTATTGAAATAATATTTATTCTAGATAGAATGTATCAAATAAGATTTTTTTAGATAAGAGTGtataaaataatattttttagatCGTCTGTATCCAATAATACTTTTTAGATAATAGTGTATAACATAAGATTTTTTAGATAGTGTGtatccaataatatttttggTTTCTAGTACTAGGAGTAACAAAAATTTATTACTttctccgttcaacaaaggacgtctcaactttaactaaatttggatgcatctatacactaagtcatgtctagatacatcaaaattttgacaaacttaagacatcttttgttggatggaggaaaTAAATTTAATTTCTAGTATTGAAATAATATTTCTTTTCGATAGGATGTGtcaaataatatttttttactgtTGAGCTGGCTGTAATGCAGCTATGCGCAACTGTGGCCCTGGACTCGCCAAGTCGTCAGCatgagtttttttgttttttgacaaGTCGCCAGCATGAGTTTCTAGTACTAGGAGAACAAAAATTTATTAAAAATTAATTTCGAGTATTGaaatcatatttattttagatAGAATGTATCAAACAATATATTTTTAGATAAGAGTGTATaaaataagattttttttagatagtGTGtatccaataatattttttgtttctagtACTAGGAGTAACAAAATTTTATTAAAATTTAATTTCGAGTATTAAAATATTATTTCGTTTCGATAGAATGTGTCAAATAAGATTTTTTTAGATAGAGTAtcaaatatgatttttttttctagatagAGTGTTTcaaataagatttttttttagatagaGTGTATCAAATCAGCGAAACTTATTGTGAACCGAAGGAAGTAATGTACTTTTTAGATTATTTCGTTATCGATTCATTCATCTCACTGAGATTTGAGAACCACCTGGCGACTATTTTTTAGattatttctttatttctttttttagatttgAGAAGCTCTTAGCAATAGATCTCATCGCGACTAGTATGTAGCTGCAGGCcttagaaaaaaagaacacgGCAGAGTAGTCTTTTTTTAGTGTCACGGGATTTCTTGAGGACCGAGACAAATACTCCGTACGAGATATAATCTTTTCTCCCCTCATTATCCGGGTAGGTAGGTAGGACATTTTTGGAGGAATCAGGTTCAGGAGGGGTGCGAATCATGCTTTTTTTAAACGTGGATATGATCATCTGAATTGCCTGGATATTCTCTTCCATTGTATCCATATAGTATTATATCGATACCGAACTTAACTGCACTCGCCTAATCAAAACGGAAAGTACAAACTGATTTTGATTCTTTTGCGGATGTAAATTTAATCCATAGCTTTGCATCATCTGTTTATCTATCTTGTGTTAGTTATCTTGAGCACCCTCAGATGTAAGTTTCGAATCTGCTTATTCTGTTAGTTAAACTGGTAATTTGTGCCCGGTCCGGTTTTCGGGGGGAGGGCGGTAAAAATACAGGTCTCTTGGTGCACCTGGAAGAGATGGCCCGAAGGCAGGGACGCGAAACGGGATGGTTTGTGTCTGTCTAGGAGGGCGAGCTTGCCGAACATTTGAGGTGACCTTATCCGATTTGCAAAGTCGGTAGAGATGACCTACACGCACCCTATTTCCTGTAAGTAGGAGTAGTAGCATTAAATCTTTCAGCTGGTCAAACTTACGTCATACTGCAATTGATCAGGATTTGAcagttcaacaaaagatggtAGGTCGACGATATGCAATCCATGATTTGCCGCTCTCAATGTGTGCCGTTGTGCTGCGATTATTGCTCCTCCAACCTTTTATCTTCATAACTAAGATGATGTATCAGGAAACATGTAGCCACAGTCGAGTGGAAACTGCACCGTCCAAGCGAATTCTGCGTGAAATTGCACCGTCCAGGCGAATTCTGCCTGCAGAGACAATCACCTTCCCTGATAGTGAGATTGATCGTGAGTAAGCCTGGTGAGACTCACGACAACACGCCGAGACGTGTGTTGAAACTGATCTCCTCGAGCAGTCCAATGCGATGATGCATCTCGTCTTCCTCGGATGCCTCCAGCCGAATACGTAGGTAGGTAGGGTAGGCGCAGATGAGCGACCTCGCCTGGAAGTCCTACGGCCGGAC includes:
- the LOC100836174 gene encoding sucrose transport protein SUT5 is translated as MEEGRSDLKEASKVELAFSLQKAREIEGGNGNVVDGRKKFLGLLKLFFACMVSGGIQYGWALQLSLLSPYSQTLGIPHQYVSLTWICGPVAGFVVQPIVGYYSDRCTARIGRRRPFILVGCIIICISVMLIGFSADIGRRLGDTKEHCSSTTGPRWAAAAVYIVGFWFLDFANNTVQGPARAMMADLSAGNYGPNVGQAIFCLWMAIGNILGYTAGANGKWHHTFPWLKTAACCEACANLKGAFLTAVVLIIISMAVTLVIADEKQLDKDAVEAASGRGCISAFGDLFRSLRNLPPNMYKVLAVTAVTWLSWFPFIQYDTDWMGREIYHGVPQGPKAAQYDAGVREGAIGLLLCSVALGVTSFLIPKLCRTLTSKVVWSISNFLVFVVMTLMVVLSLISTKGYNASLTANLTGPDPKIRAAALTLFAVIGIPQAVLFSVPWAVASEVVANEDGGQGLAIGVLNIAIVVPQLVIALTAGPIDKAFGKDNTPAFGIGGAFAFICTVLALVWLPKTRGTSNAAVMAGGH